In the genome of Deinococcus deserti VCD115, one region contains:
- a CDS encoding aspartate aminotransferase family protein, with product MSNVFYRSSKPYPVAVRGKGVYVYDRDGRRYLDGSSGALVANIGHGRTQVADAMARQARELAFVHGSQFSSDVLEEYAARLCTFLDLPDFRFWAVSGGSEANESAIKLARQYHVERGEPGRFKVITRVPSYHGASLGALAASGMGARRALYAPLMNEDAWPKMPKPDPSLSGENDAERLREVLEASGPETVAAFLCEPVVGASDAALAPNPGYHVRIAEICREYGVLFVADEVMAGMGRCGAPLASRLGGAVTPDIVVLGKGLAAGYAPLAGLAASPTIYRTVMSGSGAFKHGFTYAGHPVSVAAGLSVLNIVEGEHLTHCAVTRGKKLLEGLQMLAARHPVVLKARGHGLLLGLILGDPETGEAFQTPGIAERVAACAREHGLLTYPGSGAVDGVRGDHLLLGPPLSISDAEISEMLDALNQALGSCA from the coding sequence ATGTCCAACGTCTTCTACCGCTCCAGCAAGCCCTACCCCGTCGCCGTGCGGGGTAAGGGCGTGTACGTCTATGACCGTGACGGCCGCCGGTATCTGGACGGCTCGTCAGGCGCCCTCGTCGCCAACATCGGCCATGGCAGAACGCAGGTAGCCGACGCCATGGCCCGGCAGGCACGGGAACTGGCTTTCGTGCATGGCTCCCAGTTTTCCAGCGATGTTCTCGAGGAGTACGCTGCGCGCCTGTGCACGTTCCTTGATCTGCCGGACTTCCGGTTCTGGGCAGTCTCCGGCGGCTCGGAAGCCAACGAAAGCGCGATCAAACTGGCGCGGCAGTATCACGTCGAGCGGGGCGAGCCAGGACGGTTCAAGGTCATTACGCGCGTGCCCAGCTATCACGGTGCGTCACTGGGTGCCCTGGCCGCTTCCGGAATGGGCGCCCGCCGGGCGCTGTATGCCCCGCTGATGAACGAAGATGCCTGGCCCAAGATGCCCAAGCCTGACCCTTCACTGTCCGGCGAAAACGACGCAGAGCGCCTGCGCGAGGTTCTGGAAGCTTCAGGACCGGAGACGGTCGCTGCTTTTCTGTGCGAGCCGGTTGTCGGGGCCTCCGACGCAGCACTTGCGCCCAATCCGGGCTATCACGTCCGCATTGCTGAAATCTGCCGGGAATACGGCGTGCTGTTCGTGGCCGACGAGGTAATGGCCGGCATGGGCCGGTGCGGCGCCCCCCTGGCCTCCCGCCTGGGTGGAGCGGTCACGCCCGACATCGTGGTCCTGGGCAAGGGGCTGGCCGCCGGCTACGCGCCGCTGGCAGGGCTGGCCGCCAGTCCCACGATCTACCGCACGGTCATGTCAGGCAGCGGCGCGTTCAAGCATGGCTTTACCTACGCGGGGCACCCTGTCAGTGTGGCGGCAGGGCTGAGCGTGCTCAACATTGTGGAAGGCGAGCATCTGACGCACTGCGCCGTGACCCGGGGAAAAAAGCTGCTGGAAGGTCTCCAGATGCTGGCCGCGCGTCACCCGGTGGTGCTGAAGGCACGTGGACACGGCCTGCTCCTGGGCCTGATTCTGGGCGACCCGGAGACCGGAGAGGCATTTCAGACCCCAGGCATCGCCGAGCGGGTCGCCGCTTGCGCGCGGGAGCACGGCCTGCTGACCTATCCGGGCAGTGGCGCGGTCGATGGGGTCCGTGGTGACCATCTGCTGCTGGGACCGCCCCTGAGCATTTCGGACGCGGAAATCAGCGAGATGCTTGACGCTCTGAATCAGGCGCTGGGCAGCTGTGCCTGA
- a CDS encoding carbohydrate ABC transporter permease, which translates to MPEMTVTQASTHESAMLEHARVAAALKARRQRNTRLTNVVAYSVLIVIALIMLYPFYWTLITSFEPTGNIYEAKLLPKGFSLRNYAEIFSGTTVPFWRLIVNSLVICTLGVTLTVTLAALAAYPLSKMHFPGRDLIFYAILVLMVLPNESGLIVNYITTIKLGLLQQTNPVVDAIRQYMAVVLPGLASIVGLFLLRQAYLSVPQELIEAARIDGAPELTIWRRVLLPLALPTIVAFSILEFVAYWNSFLWARIMLPDKNMMPLSAGLLELSGTFSTNSRAVMAGAVITIIPILIVFMLGQKYFMKGLEGAVKG; encoded by the coding sequence ATGCCTGAGATGACCGTCACCCAAGCATCCACCCACGAAAGCGCCATGCTGGAGCATGCGCGGGTCGCCGCAGCGCTCAAGGCGCGCCGGCAACGGAACACCCGGCTGACCAACGTGGTCGCCTACAGCGTCCTAATCGTGATCGCGCTGATTATGCTCTATCCGTTCTACTGGACGCTGATTACCTCGTTTGAACCCACCGGCAACATCTATGAGGCCAAGCTGCTGCCCAAAGGCTTCAGCCTGCGCAACTACGCCGAGATCTTCTCGGGCACGACCGTGCCGTTCTGGCGCCTGATCGTCAACAGTCTGGTGATCTGCACGCTTGGCGTCACACTGACCGTCACACTGGCCGCGCTGGCCGCCTACCCGCTGTCCAAGATGCACTTCCCCGGCCGGGATCTGATTTTCTACGCAATCCTGGTGCTGATGGTCCTGCCCAACGAGTCCGGGCTGATCGTCAACTACATCACGACCATCAAACTGGGGCTGCTGCAACAGACCAACCCGGTGGTGGACGCCATCCGCCAGTACATGGCGGTGGTGCTGCCGGGACTGGCCAGCATCGTGGGGCTGTTTCTCCTGCGGCAGGCCTACCTGAGCGTGCCGCAGGAACTGATCGAGGCCGCGCGTATTGACGGCGCCCCCGAACTGACCATCTGGAGGCGGGTGCTGCTGCCGCTGGCGCTGCCCACCATTGTGGCGTTCTCGATCCTCGAATTCGTCGCGTACTGGAACAGCTTTCTCTGGGCGCGCATCATGCTTCCCGACAAGAACATGATGCCGCTGTCGGCCGGGCTGCTGGAACTGTCGGGGACCTTTTCCACCAACAGCCGCGCGGTCATGGCCGGCGCGGTGATCACAATCATCCCGATCCTGATCGTATTCATGCTGGGCCAGAAGTACTTTATGAAGGGCCTGGAAGGCGCGGTCAAAGGCTGA
- a CDS encoding carbohydrate ABC transporter permease, which produces MTTTPRRVSRREQQRQGGTGAKVTIRTTLIAYAFMLPFLALLVLYHTWPVFFGTYLAFTKYNIISPPQWVGLENFQTLLKDEQFWSGLRNSLKYILVVPVIQILSILLALLVNRPLKGIGFFRTAYYVPVVTSFAVVGLIWTWMYQQGGPVNAVLMTLGLMNEDRSLLNNPATALTAVMFVTLWKGVGYYMVLYLAGLQSIAPELEEAAMIDGATRMQVFWNITLPGLRPTILVCSLLSTISAIKVFEEIYVMTQGGPAGSTYSALFFTYSRAFVDFQYGLAAAAGLIIAVISIIFGLINFKLTRGGKTDA; this is translated from the coding sequence ATGACCACAACTCCCCGGCGTGTCTCACGCCGTGAACAGCAGCGTCAGGGCGGCACCGGTGCGAAGGTAACCATTCGCACAACCCTGATCGCCTATGCGTTCATGCTGCCGTTTCTGGCCCTGCTGGTGCTGTATCACACCTGGCCGGTGTTTTTCGGCACGTACCTGGCGTTTACGAAATACAACATCATCAGTCCGCCCCAGTGGGTAGGCCTGGAGAACTTCCAGACGCTGCTGAAAGACGAACAGTTCTGGTCGGGGCTGCGCAACAGCCTGAAATACATCCTGGTAGTGCCGGTGATTCAGATTCTGAGCATCCTTCTAGCACTGCTGGTCAACCGGCCGCTGAAAGGCATTGGGTTTTTCCGCACGGCCTACTACGTGCCGGTCGTCACCAGTTTCGCGGTGGTCGGACTGATCTGGACCTGGATGTACCAGCAGGGCGGGCCGGTCAACGCCGTTCTGATGACCCTGGGACTGATGAATGAGGACCGCAGCCTGCTGAACAACCCAGCCACTGCCCTGACAGCCGTGATGTTCGTGACGCTGTGGAAGGGAGTCGGGTACTACATGGTGCTGTACCTGGCTGGCCTGCAGAGTATTGCGCCGGAGCTGGAAGAAGCGGCCATGATCGACGGCGCCACCAGAATGCAGGTGTTCTGGAACATTACCCTGCCGGGGCTGCGGCCCACCATCCTGGTATGCAGCCTGCTCTCCACCATCAGTGCCATCAAGGTCTTTGAGGAAATTTACGTGATGACCCAGGGTGGTCCGGCGGGCAGCACCTACTCGGCGCTGTTCTTCACATATTCGCGGGCCTTCGTGGACTTCCAGTACGGTCTGGCCGCCGCCGCAGGGCTAATTATCGCCGTGATCAGCATTATTTTCGGGCTGATCAACTTCAAGCTCACCCGTGGAGGCAAGACCGATGCCTGA
- a CDS encoding ROK family protein: MNSGDAFPSPLLALDIGGTSIRAALVQGSQVLERQESATPKPATPDAVIAAALELALPLSSHARAVGVACAGAVARGRVTATAAHTFPGWTDIPLADELARKLGLPCAALNDARAAAWGEYVAGAGQGSTEFMFVTVSTGVGAGLILGGQLHLAANGLDAEIGFVSVPAQWGPGVNIPPLGHLGPLEFETSGTALGARAQVLGFSSARALCDAAEAGDPRAEAEYQRSAALLAWKLADVAALLGITRVALGGSVGLRSGYLDRVRASLSHFPERYQPEVVHARQGADAGLLGAALWAGQTGLQL; encoded by the coding sequence ATGAATTCCGGTGACGCTTTCCCATCTCCACTGCTGGCCCTGGACATCGGCGGCACTTCCATTCGTGCAGCGCTGGTTCAGGGCAGCCAGGTCCTGGAACGGCAGGAATCCGCCACGCCCAAACCAGCCACACCGGACGCCGTCATAGCCGCAGCCCTGGAGCTGGCGCTGCCTCTGTCCAGCCACGCACGAGCGGTCGGCGTGGCCTGCGCTGGAGCCGTGGCCCGTGGTCGCGTGACGGCCACTGCGGCCCATACCTTTCCAGGCTGGACCGACATTCCCCTGGCTGATGAGCTGGCCCGGAAGCTCGGGCTCCCCTGCGCCGCCCTCAACGACGCCCGGGCCGCCGCCTGGGGCGAGTACGTGGCTGGAGCAGGCCAGGGCAGCACCGAGTTCATGTTTGTCACAGTCAGTACGGGGGTGGGAGCCGGGCTGATTCTGGGCGGGCAGCTCCATCTGGCAGCAAACGGACTGGACGCCGAGATCGGCTTTGTGAGTGTGCCTGCCCAGTGGGGGCCCGGCGTCAACATTCCGCCGCTGGGACATCTTGGTCCCCTCGAATTTGAAACCAGCGGTACAGCACTCGGCGCGCGGGCACAGGTGTTGGGATTTTCCAGCGCCCGGGCCCTGTGTGACGCCGCCGAAGCAGGAGATCCCCGTGCCGAGGCCGAATACCAGCGTTCAGCCGCTCTCCTGGCCTGGAAACTCGCGGATGTGGCCGCTCTGCTGGGAATTACCCGGGTTGCACTGGGTGGCAGCGTAGGTCTGCGCTCCGGCTACCTGGACCGGGTTCGCGCCAGCCTGAGCCACTTTCCGGAGCGGTATCAGCCGGAAGTGGTGCATGCCCGGCAGGGGGCGGACGCCGGGCTCCTGGGCGCAGCGCTGTGGGCCGGACAGACAGGCTTGCAATTGTAA
- a CDS encoding DinB family protein, which yields MTTDPHDERASRAHLAFARLLPKLFRGGQAFVGVEASLSGLSAGLAVTRPAGLPHSVAELVAHINYWHRWMLDIIESGQATPYPRHAAETWPEVGEEDWNRVRQEFYELLARIDPHAARPDLASPVNHDETIGELLADMAMHTAHHFGQIVTVRQALGAWPPPGGGDTW from the coding sequence ATGACAACAGACCCCCACGACGAACGTGCCAGCCGGGCGCACCTTGCTTTTGCCCGCCTCCTGCCCAAGCTGTTCAGGGGTGGGCAGGCCTTTGTAGGCGTAGAAGCCTCGCTGAGTGGCCTCAGTGCCGGACTGGCAGTGACGCGCCCGGCCGGTCTGCCGCACAGCGTGGCTGAGCTGGTCGCCCACATCAACTACTGGCACCGCTGGATGCTGGACATCATCGAGTCCGGTCAGGCCACGCCCTATCCCCGCCACGCTGCAGAGACCTGGCCGGAAGTCGGCGAGGAAGACTGGAACCGGGTGCGTCAGGAATTCTACGAACTGCTGGCCCGCATTGACCCGCATGCCGCCCGGCCTGACCTGGCCAGCCCCGTCAACCACGACGAAACCATCGGAGAGCTGCTGGCCGACATGGCCATGCACACCGCCCACCATTTCGGGCAGATCGTAACCGTGCGCCAGGCGCTGGGTGCCTGGCCTCCCCCTGGCGGCGGCGACACGTGGTAA
- a CDS encoding alpha/beta hydrolase family protein produces MTRIFNPADPHATPMVNGVPYRIVRRVLGGVPCLLELPPEGGPVRAVCLVFHGAWAAKEGKLGVYSMLAAQGVAVVIPDAPLHGEREADTPAGLNAREYVWESVRRSVAEVPALLQALDDTFGVLPLWVTGSSMGGYVTLALLQSQSRVQRAAALITSGVWHEPQVRTPELHAFLDQYRPLTNAGACSPTPLLLASGEVDPAFPLDRHHVPTADAMRRAYAAAGAPTHFQEAVFPGVGHYTSQRMRDLTVRFLLAE; encoded by the coding sequence GTGACGCGCATCTTCAATCCGGCCGATCCGCACGCCACACCCATGGTCAACGGCGTACCCTACCGGATCGTCCGCCGCGTGCTTGGAGGGGTGCCGTGCCTGCTGGAGTTGCCGCCGGAAGGCGGTCCAGTCCGGGCGGTGTGTCTGGTGTTCCACGGGGCCTGGGCCGCCAAGGAAGGCAAACTGGGCGTGTACTCGATGCTGGCGGCACAGGGCGTCGCGGTCGTCATCCCGGACGCGCCGCTGCACGGTGAACGTGAGGCGGACACCCCGGCTGGCCTGAACGCCCGCGAATACGTATGGGAGAGCGTGAGGCGCAGTGTGGCCGAAGTCCCGGCCTTGCTGCAGGCCCTGGACGATACCTTCGGTGTTCTGCCGCTGTGGGTCACAGGCAGCAGCATGGGCGGATACGTCACCCTGGCTCTTCTTCAGTCACAGTCCCGTGTGCAGCGGGCCGCCGCGCTGATCACCTCGGGGGTGTGGCATGAGCCTCAGGTGCGTACTCCAGAACTTCATGCCTTTCTGGATCAGTACCGGCCCCTGACCAATGCCGGAGCCTGTTCGCCGACGCCACTGCTGCTGGCCAGTGGGGAGGTGGACCCGGCCTTTCCACTGGACCGTCACCATGTGCCCACCGCCGACGCCATGCGCAGGGCCTACGCCGCAGCTGGAGCCCCCACCCACTTTCAGGAAGCCGTCTTCCCCGGCGTGGGCCACTACACCAGTCAGCGCATGAGGGACCTGACCGTGCGCTTCCTGCTGGCAGAATGA
- a CDS encoding FAD-dependent oxidoreductase: MSLPYRTLERRWDVIVAGGGTAGAVAGIAAARTGARVLVVEAQGSLGGTGTNAWVTPLMRNVSGGQNLNRGLTEEIKARLRERGDGAIDPGGNDNWFNPEGLKFVLDDLLHEAGAEVLFHTQVVAPLLDKEQITSLVVHNKGGLQALNASVFIDATGDADIAAGAGVPCHGGDEQGLHQAMSLRFTLAGVDTARLCAFLKAHGQPQASAEFLHFWMVWDRNSSLEPLFRRAVEQGVLLERDGDYFQAFSVPGRPGELSFNCPRIRPDLHDGTDPWQLSEAQVDGRQAITRLTAFCQVFLPGCEDAFVGVVAPMVGVRETRRIQGDYTLSVTDILDCARFEDSICRNHYPVDIHSVKGGAKLLHEREGQAPYFAPDAWHEIPYRCIVPQGVQNLLVPGRAASSTFEAQSSIRVQQNCHSMGEAAGIAAAWAAYDHHGRVRDVNVRVLQDEIRRRGGVV, encoded by the coding sequence ATGAGTCTTCCCTACCGAACGCTGGAACGCAGATGGGACGTCATCGTGGCTGGGGGCGGCACGGCAGGAGCGGTGGCTGGCATCGCTGCGGCCCGGACCGGCGCGCGTGTGCTGGTGGTCGAAGCGCAGGGCAGCCTGGGCGGCACCGGCACGAATGCCTGGGTGACGCCACTGATGCGCAATGTGTCCGGGGGACAGAACCTGAACCGCGGTCTGACCGAGGAGATCAAAGCCCGTCTGCGCGAGAGGGGTGACGGAGCCATTGATCCGGGCGGCAACGACAACTGGTTCAATCCCGAAGGCCTGAAATTCGTACTGGACGACCTGTTGCATGAGGCGGGGGCGGAAGTCCTGTTTCATACCCAGGTGGTGGCGCCGCTGCTGGACAAGGAACAGATCACCTCTCTGGTGGTGCACAACAAGGGAGGGCTGCAGGCCCTGAACGCCAGTGTGTTTATAGACGCCACCGGAGACGCGGACATAGCGGCTGGTGCCGGTGTCCCCTGCCACGGGGGTGACGAGCAGGGCCTGCATCAGGCCATGAGTCTGCGTTTCACGCTGGCCGGTGTGGACACGGCGCGCCTGTGCGCCTTTCTGAAAGCCCATGGACAGCCTCAGGCCTCGGCTGAGTTCCTGCACTTCTGGATGGTGTGGGACCGTAACTCCAGTCTCGAACCCCTGTTCCGCCGGGCTGTGGAGCAGGGCGTGCTGCTGGAGCGCGACGGGGACTACTTCCAGGCCTTCAGCGTGCCGGGCCGCCCCGGTGAGCTGTCGTTCAACTGCCCACGCATCCGCCCGGATCTGCACGACGGCACTGACCCATGGCAGCTCAGCGAGGCCCAGGTGGACGGGCGACAGGCCATCACCCGCCTGACCGCTTTTTGCCAGGTCTTTCTTCCAGGGTGCGAAGACGCCTTTGTCGGTGTGGTCGCCCCAATGGTCGGCGTGCGCGAGACAAGACGTATTCAGGGTGACTACACCCTGAGCGTGACGGACATCCTGGACTGCGCCAGGTTCGAGGACTCGATCTGTCGCAACCACTATCCGGTGGACATTCACAGCGTCAAGGGAGGCGCAAAACTGCTGCACGAGCGTGAAGGGCAGGCCCCATACTTTGCTCCCGACGCCTGGCATGAGATTCCATACCGCTGCATCGTGCCTCAGGGCGTGCAGAACCTGCTGGTGCCGGGGCGCGCTGCAAGCAGCACTTTCGAGGCACAGTCCAGCATCCGGGTGCAGCAGAACTGCCACAGCATGGGCGAGGCGGCGGGCATAGCGGCGGCCTGGGCGGCATACGATCACCACGGCCGGGTGCGCGACGTGAATGTCCGCGTTCTGCAGGACGAAATACGCCGGCGCGGTGGTGTGGTGTGA
- a CDS encoding DinB family protein produces the protein MVSDVFGKAVGNLYRGGPANVSWAQALDGLDAGQAFQVPAGLPHSVAQVVAHVQFWQEHLLRLLAGEHPAAPAQAAGGWPEPGEWEALKAAFLRDTEVLRERARNEEFAQALDSNGRPHGVILTNFAGHGLYHLGQVVTIRQVLGLWPPPGGGDTW, from the coding sequence GTGGTAAGCGACGTCTTCGGCAAGGCCGTGGGCAACCTCTACCGCGGAGGCCCCGCCAACGTGTCCTGGGCTCAGGCCCTGGACGGGCTTGACGCCGGGCAGGCGTTCCAGGTGCCCGCTGGTCTGCCTCACAGCGTGGCCCAGGTCGTCGCGCACGTCCAGTTCTGGCAGGAACATCTGCTCCGTCTGCTTGCAGGCGAACATCCTGCTGCCCCGGCGCAGGCGGCCGGGGGATGGCCTGAGCCCGGCGAGTGGGAAGCCTTGAAGGCGGCCTTTCTGCGAGACACCGAGGTCCTGCGGGAGCGTGCACGTAACGAGGAGTTTGCGCAGGCCCTGGATTCCAACGGCCGGCCCCACGGCGTGATCCTGACCAATTTTGCCGGCCATGGCCTGTACCACCTCGGTCAGGTCGTGACCATCCGGCAGGTGCTGGGGCTGTGGCCCCCGCCGGGCGGGGGTGACACCTGGTAG
- a CDS encoding L-glutamate gamma-semialdehyde dehydrogenase, whose protein sequence is MTSTLMEGFLPFEHEPYFAFGDAAVAQQQRDAYRRVREQYVGQSFPMILNGERVNGAETFEVRNPADTREVVWRFPKATPAQLEQAIEGARAAFDEWRFSEPFQRASIFKRAAELMRRRRMEFNAVMGLENGKNWAEADGEIAECVDHFEVFAREALRWGQGKPVYPMPDEHVTMVYEPIGVVAVISPWNFPAAIPLGMALGAIAAGNTVVWKPASETPLSSLLLVELLFEAGLPRGVIQFITGTDDVLGDPLVDHKDIRMIAFTGSKEIGCRIMERAAKVQPGQRWLKRVMAEMGGKDPTVVCADADLDAAAAGIVQAAFGYAGQKCSACSRVIAEDSVYDELLERVVQLAKDLKVGSPEDNAVLGPVIHEGSAQRIMGYIERGQQSARLVLGGGRAGCGDREGGYVQPTIFADVDPKDPLFQEEIFGPVLAFTRATDWHHAIELANDSEYGLTAAFYSRDPRKIDEARRRIQVGNLYINRKCTGALSGTHAFGGYGMSGTNAKVGGPDYLFWFLQTKTIAQKY, encoded by the coding sequence ATGACCAGCACGCTGATGGAGGGCTTCCTCCCGTTCGAACACGAGCCGTACTTCGCCTTTGGAGACGCGGCCGTGGCACAGCAGCAACGCGACGCTTACCGCCGCGTGCGTGAGCAGTACGTCGGGCAGTCCTTTCCGATGATTCTGAATGGAGAGCGCGTGAACGGCGCCGAGACCTTCGAGGTCCGCAATCCCGCCGATACCCGTGAGGTCGTCTGGCGCTTTCCAAAGGCGACTCCTGCCCAGCTGGAGCAGGCCATCGAGGGGGCCAGGGCCGCCTTCGATGAGTGGCGCTTCAGTGAACCGTTCCAGCGCGCCAGCATTTTCAAGCGCGCGGCCGAATTGATGCGCAGGCGCCGCATGGAGTTCAACGCCGTGATGGGTCTGGAAAACGGCAAGAACTGGGCCGAGGCCGACGGAGAAATCGCCGAATGCGTGGATCACTTTGAGGTCTTCGCCCGAGAAGCGCTGCGCTGGGGCCAGGGCAAGCCGGTCTACCCCATGCCCGACGAGCACGTCACCATGGTCTACGAGCCCATCGGTGTGGTCGCGGTCATCAGCCCCTGGAACTTTCCGGCGGCCATTCCCCTGGGCATGGCGCTTGGTGCCATCGCCGCAGGCAACACGGTGGTCTGGAAACCGGCCAGCGAGACCCCACTGAGCAGCCTGCTGCTGGTCGAACTTCTCTTCGAGGCCGGGCTGCCACGCGGAGTGATCCAGTTCATCACCGGCACCGACGACGTGCTGGGCGACCCGCTGGTGGACCACAAGGACATCCGCATGATCGCCTTTACCGGCAGCAAGGAAATCGGCTGCCGCATCATGGAGCGCGCCGCCAAGGTGCAGCCCGGCCAGCGCTGGCTCAAGCGCGTCATGGCTGAAATGGGCGGCAAGGACCCCACAGTGGTGTGCGCCGACGCCGATCTGGACGCAGCCGCAGCCGGCATTGTGCAGGCCGCGTTCGGGTACGCCGGACAGAAGTGCAGTGCCTGCAGCCGCGTGATTGCAGAAGACAGCGTCTATGACGAGCTGCTCGAGCGGGTCGTGCAGCTGGCCAAAGACCTCAAGGTCGGCTCGCCTGAGGACAACGCGGTGCTTGGCCCGGTTATTCACGAGGGCAGCGCCCAGCGCATCATGGGATATATCGAACGCGGTCAGCAGAGCGCACGTCTGGTCCTGGGCGGCGGGCGGGCGGGCTGTGGAGACCGTGAAGGCGGCTACGTGCAGCCCACGATTTTCGCGGATGTGGACCCCAAGGATCCCCTGTTTCAGGAGGAGATTTTCGGGCCCGTCCTGGCCTTTACCCGGGCCACTGACTGGCACCACGCCATCGAGCTGGCCAACGACTCCGAGTACGGCCTGACCGCCGCCTTCTACAGCCGCGATCCGCGCAAGATCGACGAGGCCCGCCGCCGCATTCAGGTTGGCAACCTCTACATCAACCGTAAGTGCACGGGCGCGCTGTCGGGCACGCATGCCTTCGGGGGCTACGGCATGAGCGGCACCAACGCCAAGGTCGGCGGCCCGGACTACCTGTTCTGGTTCCTGCAGACCAAGACCATCGCACAGAAGTACTGA
- a CDS encoding DUF4127 family protein translates to MTDQRADHPSDTPHILLVPPDTRPPTLDLPAGLGRMVGARVNVPPAEALPNFFSPGDTTALHRWVLQQAPRADALVICLETLCLGGMIPARRVPDTLDAAMERLETLREIKRLNAGLRIYAFGVVVRVAHDNDPHEEKPYYGEWGRELRAYSTAFDRHARHGEPERAALVQARAAVPSDVLEDWLATRERNRALHLAAMDLLHAGVLEHLCLTLDDTSEYGLAAFDRRLLEARADELMLWERFDTYPGADEVPCALMTRALRHGRPPAQAWVRYSGTLGAATGMIYEDRPAGELVQAHLRAAGCVLAESPQEADFVLAVNTPGRRQANLQPDLATVDTPDRHLPAFVDELRSDLHKGRPVSLADIAYPNGAERRLWTLLHGAPLSQLAGYSAWNTAGNTLGSAVAFGALAPLVQDRAAQIEMVFTRMVDDSLYQAWTRPEVRAALSSPSPFDLGGQRAEAEAALQRIITPRIHALWNTHFAGTGLSLHLGEAHLAWPRLFTGVFPLRVAHASGPLSPAATAGEQ, encoded by the coding sequence GTGACGGATCAGCGCGCCGACCACCCCTCTGACACACCTCATATTCTTCTGGTGCCGCCTGACACCCGGCCTCCAACTCTGGATCTGCCGGCAGGATTGGGGCGCATGGTCGGCGCACGGGTCAACGTGCCTCCCGCTGAGGCCCTGCCGAACTTCTTTTCTCCTGGAGACACCACGGCCCTGCACAGGTGGGTGCTTCAGCAGGCACCGAGGGCAGATGCGCTGGTCATCTGCCTGGAAACTCTCTGCCTGGGCGGCATGATTCCGGCCCGGCGGGTACCTGACACCCTGGACGCGGCCATGGAACGGCTGGAGACGCTTCGGGAGATCAAACGGCTGAACGCTGGATTACGCATCTACGCTTTCGGCGTGGTTGTGCGGGTGGCCCACGACAACGATCCGCACGAGGAAAAGCCCTACTACGGCGAATGGGGCCGCGAACTGCGCGCCTACAGCACGGCGTTTGACCGTCATGCGCGGCACGGCGAGCCTGAACGTGCGGCCCTGGTGCAGGCACGCGCTGCGGTCCCGTCCGATGTCCTTGAAGACTGGCTGGCAACCCGGGAGCGTAACCGCGCCCTGCATCTGGCGGCCATGGACCTGCTGCACGCAGGGGTTCTGGAGCATCTGTGCCTGACGCTCGACGACACCAGTGAATACGGTCTGGCCGCGTTCGATCGCCGCCTGCTCGAAGCGCGCGCCGACGAACTGATGCTGTGGGAACGCTTCGATACCTACCCTGGTGCCGACGAGGTGCCCTGCGCCCTGATGACACGTGCCCTACGGCATGGGCGCCCGCCGGCACAGGCCTGGGTCCGATACAGCGGGACCCTGGGGGCTGCCACCGGAATGATCTACGAGGACCGGCCCGCGGGCGAACTGGTACAGGCCCACCTGCGGGCTGCGGGGTGCGTTCTGGCCGAAAGCCCTCAGGAGGCTGACTTCGTGCTGGCTGTCAATACGCCGGGACGGCGGCAGGCCAACCTGCAGCCGGACCTGGCCACGGTGGATACACCCGACCGACATCTTCCAGCTTTTGTAGATGAGCTGAGGTCAGACCTGCACAAAGGGCGCCCGGTGAGCCTGGCCGACATTGCCTATCCCAACGGCGCTGAGCGCCGGCTGTGGACCCTGCTTCACGGGGCGCCGCTGTCACAGCTGGCCGGGTACAGTGCGTGGAATACGGCCGGGAACACCCTGGGCTCAGCGGTCGCCTTCGGAGCGCTGGCTCCACTGGTTCAGGACCGCGCCGCACAGATAGAAATGGTCTTCACCCGCATGGTGGACGACTCGCTGTATCAGGCCTGGACCCGCCCCGAAGTCCGCGCGGCGCTATCCTCTCCCAGTCCCTTTGATCTGGGCGGGCAGCGGGCTGAAGCGGAAGCTGCCCTGCAGCGCATCATCACACCCCGTATCCATGCTCTCTGGAACACCCACTTTGCTGGCACAGGTCTGTCGCTGCACCTGGGTGAAGCCCACCTGGCCTGGCCACGGCTGTTCACCGGGGTCTTCCCTCTGCGCGTTGCGCACGCATCCGGTCCACTCTCCCCTGCGGCAACCGCAGGCGAGCAGTAA